The Bacillus zhangzhouensis region TGATAGTTTTGAGCAATATCCTTAAAGTATGGATCAAGCAATAGGTTTTTCAGTTCAGGATTACGGTCATATGCTTCTTTAATTTGTTGTAAGAAGGCTGCCCGAATGATACATCCGCCGCGGAAGATCATCGCAATTTCACCGTATTTTAAATCCCAGTTATATTCATCAGACGCTGCTTTCATTTGCGCAAAGCCTTGTGCATAAGAGCAGATTTTACTCATGAATAGGGCTTTTCTCACCGCTTCGATCAGCTCTTGTTTATTCTCAGCTGATTGCACCGGCTCAGGACCTTGGATCAATTGGCTAGCTTCCACCCGCTCATCTTTCATTGCTGAAATGTAGCGCGCAAAAACAGACTCAGTGATGATCGGAAGCGGGACACCTAGATCAAGTGAACTTTGGCTTGTCCATTTTCCAGTTCCTTTTTGACCAGCTTTATCTAAAATAACATCCACAAGCGGCTGGTTTGTTTCTTCATCCACTTTTGTGAAAATGTCAGCTGTAATTTCGATTAAATAGCTGTCAAGCTCGCCTTTATTCCATTCTGAGAATACTTCATGAAGCTCCCCTGCTGACAATCCAGCAATATGCTTCAAGATAAAGTATGATTCAGAGATCAATTGCATATCTCCGTACTCGATGCCGTTATGAACCATTTTGACATAATGTCCTGCTCCATCTGGACCGATATACGTTGTACAAGGCTCGCCATCTACTTTCGCAGAGATCGCTTCTAAAATTGGTTTCACTAGCTCATGCGCTTCTTTTTGACCGCCTGGCATAATAGAAGGACCTTTTAGAGCGCCTTCTTCACCGCCGGAAACACCTGTACCAATGAAGTGAATACCACTTTCTGCAAGCTCTTGATTACGTCTTTGTGTATCCTTGTAATATGTATTTCCACCATCAATTAAAATGTCACCTTTCTCTAGGTGAGGAAGTAATGATTGAATGGTTGCATCCGTTGCTGCACCAGCTTTTACCATTAAAAGAATTTTACGCGGTGTTTCAAGCGACTGAACAAATTCTTCAATGCTGTATGTGCCAACAACGTTTTTCCCCTCTGCTTCTTGAAGAAACTCTTCTGTTTTGCTGCTAGATCTGTTATAAACGGATACGGAGAAACCGCGGCTTTCAATATTGAGGGCAAGGTTTTTCCCCATCACGGCTAGTCCAACCACACCGATTTGTTGTTTTGACATAATTCTGACGTCCCTTCTAACACACTATATTGATTACTGCTGAAATGATGTACCCTTTGAAATTACCACAACATCACCTCTTTTATCAAGTTTTCGGGCTAGTCATTTCCTCTATCGTCCTGAAAAAAATCTTTATTAAAACTTGTCCCGCTTGTTTTGCTCTCTCTTTCCTTAATGGTGATCCCTCTTTGCACCAATGGTTTTCCATATTTTTCTTTCAGTCCATCTAAAATGGTTTGGAGAGGCTCTTCTTTTGCATCTTCTATATATGAAAATAAATCAAGCTGTTTAACAGCTGCTTTTCGTTCTACAAGGTCTGTCCCCGTCACACCTAAGAGCCTCACTGGCTGTTCATTCCAATGTTTTAGGAATAACTGCTTTGCCGCTTCAAATAAGTCTTCCTTTCGATCCGTTGGATTCGTGAGCATGACACTTCGCGTGATATTTTTCCAGCTTGCATACCGAATCATGATGAGCAGCCGATTCGCCATCACTTCTTTTCTCCTTAACCTTGCACTCACAGATTGTGACAGCTTATCAATTAACGTGACAAGTTCATCTGAATCATCTGAATCATGAGGCAAAGTGGATGAATTGCCGACGGATTTAAATTCGTATATTCTTTCTGGGTCTACGATGCCGTCATGTTCACCATTCGCCTTTTGCTTTAATCTCGGTCCATTAATGCCAAGCAGTTCTTTTAGCGTATACTCATTCGCTTTCGCTAAGTCTTCAATGGTATGAATTCCGACCTTTTTCAATTTATCTGCCGTTTTTTGTCCAACCCCGTGCATGTCACCAGCAGGGAGCGACCAGAGCATTTTCGGAACATCTCGTTTACGCAATATGGTGATACCCATTGGCTTTTTCCAATTAGACGCCATTT contains the following coding sequences:
- the gndA gene encoding NADP-dependent phosphogluconate dehydrogenase yields the protein MSKQQIGVVGLAVMGKNLALNIESRGFSVSVYNRSSSKTEEFLQEAEGKNVVGTYSIEEFVQSLETPRKILLMVKAGAATDATIQSLLPHLEKGDILIDGGNTYYKDTQRRNQELAESGIHFIGTGVSGGEEGALKGPSIMPGGQKEAHELVKPILEAISAKVDGEPCTTYIGPDGAGHYVKMVHNGIEYGDMQLISESYFILKHIAGLSAGELHEVFSEWNKGELDSYLIEITADIFTKVDEETNQPLVDVILDKAGQKGTGKWTSQSSLDLGVPLPIITESVFARYISAMKDERVEASQLIQGPEPVQSAENKQELIEAVRKALFMSKICSYAQGFAQMKAASDEYNWDLKYGEIAMIFRGGCIIRAAFLQQIKEAYDRNPELKNLLLDPYFKDIAQNYQSSLRKVISLAVEQGVPVPSFSSALAYFDSYRTAVLPANLIQAQRDYFGAHTYERTDKEGVFHTEWMK
- a CDS encoding DNA polymerase IV, whose protein sequence is MADSQRKGRIIFHIDMNSFYASVEMAYDPSLRGKPLAISGNAKERKGIVVTCSYEARALGVKPPMPLWEAKRLCPELIVRTPNFDRYRSSSQEMFTILREYSDLVEPVSIDEGYIDLTHTPYAKHAVKTAHDIQTRLVEELMLPSSIGIAPNKFLAKMASNWKKPMGITILRKRDVPKMLWSLPAGDMHGVGQKTADKLKKVGIHTIEDLAKANEYTLKELLGINGPRLKQKANGEHDGIVDPERIYEFKSVGNSSTLPHDSDDSDELVTLIDKLSQSVSARLRRKEVMANRLLIMIRYASWKNITRSVMLTNPTDRKEDLFEAAKQLFLKHWNEQPVRLLGVTGTDLVERKAAVKQLDLFSYIEDAKEEPLQTILDGLKEKYGKPLVQRGITIKERESKTSGTSFNKDFFQDDRGND